The following proteins are co-located in the Methanobacterium sp. Maddingley MBC34 genome:
- a CDS encoding universal stress protein UspA-like protein (PFAM: Universal stress protein family): MFKKILLPTDGSEASERAGEYAISAADLSGADIIVLNVIDTDYLNSLPQKDLREKLDEQLREEGKEAVEKFKKKIEEEKCSGNCKNINLITMIKKGKPEDVILETAVEEGVDQIIMGKSGKHGFEKFLMGSTTERVVRRAKIPVNIIS; encoded by the coding sequence TCCGAAAGAGCTGGAGAATATGCAATTTCTGCTGCAGATTTAAGTGGTGCAGATATAATTGTGTTAAACGTGATTGATACCGATTACTTGAACTCATTACCACAGAAAGATCTACGAGAAAAATTAGATGAACAATTACGTGAAGAAGGGAAAGAAGCTGTTGAAAAGTTTAAAAAGAAAATTGAAGAAGAGAAATGTTCTGGTAACTGCAAAAACATTAATTTAATAACCATGATTAAAAAAGGAAAGCCGGAAGATGTTATTTTAGAAACCGCTGTTGAGGAAGGTGTTGATCAAATAATAATGGGAAAATCTGGTAAACATGGTTTTGAAAAGTTTTTAATGGGTAGTACCACTGAAAGAGTGGTTAGAAGAGCAAAAATTCCGGTTAACATCATATCCTAA